The proteins below are encoded in one region of Oculatellaceae cyanobacterium:
- a CDS encoding DMT family transporter: MPLHQTSGRWRVGLALSIFTVLLWGTVPIALAVAVQALDVYTVTWFRFVVSFVLLTVFLAIRQELPTVEKIRAAPIKLIAIAIIFFLFHYVLFLQGLAQTSPSNAEVLIQLAPVLMGLGALFIFKERYTLSQWIGLGLLTLGLTLFFHEQVIALINEPTNYLVGSSLLILSAIFWAIYSLALKQLLHTLPSSNILLIVYGGCGLLLTPLAKPQPILTLTDLQFAMLLFCGLNTVTGYGAFAESLDHLEASKVSAIVTLAPIVTLISMPLVAKIAPNLIKPEHITGLGILGALFVVAGSMIIALRSQNSTN; the protein is encoded by the coding sequence ATGCCATTACATCAGACTTCAGGTAGGTGGCGCGTAGGATTAGCGTTATCAATATTTACTGTCCTTCTCTGGGGGACTGTACCAATTGCCTTAGCAGTGGCAGTTCAAGCACTTGATGTTTACACTGTTACTTGGTTTCGCTTTGTAGTATCATTTGTGTTGCTTACAGTTTTTTTAGCTATACGTCAAGAATTACCTACAGTAGAAAAAATCCGCGCCGCGCCAATAAAATTAATCGCGATCGCCATTATTTTCTTTTTATTCCATTACGTCTTATTTCTCCAAGGTTTAGCACAAACATCACCATCAAACGCAGAAGTTTTAATTCAACTAGCTCCGGTTTTAATGGGTTTAGGAGCATTATTTATTTTTAAGGAACGTTATACTTTATCTCAATGGATAGGATTAGGTTTATTAACTCTTGGCTTAACTCTCTTTTTTCACGAGCAAGTAATAGCTTTAATCAATGAGCCAACTAATTATTTAGTAGGCAGCAGTCTCCTAATTTTATCAGCTATATTTTGGGCAATATATAGTTTAGCTCTCAAGCAACTGCTGCATACCTTACCTTCTTCTAATATTCTACTGATAGTTTATGGAGGCTGTGGATTATTATTAACTCCCTTAGCGAAACCTCAGCCAATTTTAACGCTTACTGATTTACAGTTTGCAATGCTGTTATTTTGTGGGTTAAATACTGTAACTGGTTATGGTGCTTTTGCTGAATCATTAGATCATTTAGAAGCATCAAAAGTTAGTGCAATAGTAACTTTAGCGCCCATCGTTACTTTAATATCCATGCCCCTAGTAGCTAAAATTGCCCCTAATTTAATTAAACCAGAACACATTACAGGATTAGGGATTTTAGGAGCTTTGTTTGTGGTTGCTGGTTCAATGATAATCGCACTGCGATCGCAAAATTCTACTAATTAA
- a CDS encoding UTP--glucose-1-phosphate uridylyltransferase has protein sequence MSPKNKVSKAVIPAAGFGTRLFPATKVVKKELFPIIDRDGRAKPVIISIVEEAISAGIEEIGIVVQECDRALFEDLFKSPPPQLFSKLSPQNQEYSQYLQELGSKITILTQDIQEGSGHAVFCAKDWVNNQPFMLLLGDHVYLTDADDSCAMQLIKVYEQANQSVISLDILPGEIIHKAGCITGNWIELNSLLSITKIFEKPDLEYARKHLRVAGMAEDQFLCVFGIYILTPKIFEYLEEHITNNIRERGEFQLTSCLDRLRQYEGITGYLVNGQTFDIGLPDAYRQTMIDFR, from the coding sequence ATGTCCCCTAAAAACAAAGTTTCTAAAGCAGTAATTCCAGCAGCAGGTTTTGGCACTCGGTTGTTTCCAGCTACTAAAGTTGTCAAAAAAGAACTCTTCCCGATTATTGATCGAGATGGTCGTGCTAAACCTGTAATTATATCTATTGTAGAAGAAGCGATTAGTGCAGGAATAGAGGAAATTGGGATTGTTGTACAAGAGTGCGATCGCGCTTTATTTGAAGACTTATTTAAATCTCCACCACCACAACTATTTAGCAAATTATCTCCACAAAATCAAGAATATAGCCAATATTTACAAGAATTAGGCAGTAAAATTACTATCTTAACTCAAGATATTCAAGAAGGTTCTGGTCATGCTGTTTTTTGCGCTAAAGATTGGGTAAACAACCAGCCATTTATGCTACTGCTAGGCGATCATGTTTACTTAACTGATGCTGATGATTCTTGTGCTATGCAACTTATAAAAGTTTACGAGCAAGCAAATCAAAGTGTTATTTCCTTAGATATATTGCCTGGAGAAATTATTCATAAAGCTGGCTGTATTACCGGAAATTGGATAGAATTAAATTCTCTCTTGTCTATTACGAAAATATTTGAAAAGCCAGATTTGGAATATGCACGTAAACATTTACGGGTAGCAGGAATGGCTGAGGATCAATTCCTCTGTGTTTTTGGAATCTATATACTAACTCCTAAAATATTTGAATATTTAGAAGAGCATATTACTAATAATATTCGTGAGCGTGGTGAGTTTCAATTAACATCTTGTCTTGATAGATTACGACAATATGAAGGTATTACTGGATATCTTGTTAATGGACAAACTTTTGATATCGGGTTACCAGACGCTTATCGTCAAACAATGATTGATTTTAGATAG
- a CDS encoding ankyrin repeat domain-containing protein has protein sequence MAFTKDQFLIQSARGGDIKRVIKIISNGANVNAIDRDGTTALMFAAQKGYTEIVRSLINAGANVNQARKFGITALMLAAASNQADVVKILVAHGADINAKNDDGSTALMAASFKGNVDIVQMLLTTGADISIKDQDNDTALKLALKSGNTAVVQVLLSAGANLKDVNTDALTIATIQGQTDLVQLLLQHGAKANTKNQDSETALTLAADQGYIKIVQILLEAGADPNIRNLDGVTALMAAAAGGYTDIVIALLEYGADINAKDQDDETALNLAVVEGHVDTVEILLNRGANFQARNKLGDTPLMVAALHGHTEIVAALLQKKADFNIKNFGETALTLAALHGHIEAVEVLLQAGADANTKFDDGKTLLMKACDSNNIVLIQSLLTYGATPNIQDQAGATALMWAAHRGYIDAVKILLEAGADVNLRNQGGYTALMLAEFNGYPEVVKVLKANGAEE, from the coding sequence ATGGCATTTACTAAAGATCAGTTTTTGATACAGTCTGCTCGCGGTGGTGATATTAAGAGGGTAATAAAAATAATATCTAATGGCGCAAATGTCAATGCTATAGATCGAGATGGCACAACAGCGTTAATGTTTGCTGCTCAAAAAGGCTATACAGAGATTGTGCGATCGCTCATTAATGCTGGTGCTAATGTTAATCAAGCTAGAAAATTTGGTATTACTGCTTTAATGTTAGCTGCTGCTAGTAACCAAGCTGATGTAGTAAAAATTTTAGTAGCTCATGGTGCTGATATAAATGCCAAAAATGATGATGGCAGTACAGCATTAATGGCAGCGTCTTTTAAAGGCAATGTTGATATTGTGCAAATGTTGCTAACTACTGGTGCAGATATCAGTATCAAAGATCAAGACAATGATACTGCCTTAAAATTAGCACTTAAAAGTGGTAATACAGCCGTTGTACAAGTATTATTAAGTGCAGGTGCAAACTTAAAAGATGTTAACACTGACGCTCTTACAATAGCTACAATTCAAGGGCAAACTGATTTAGTGCAGCTATTGTTACAACATGGGGCAAAAGCGAATACTAAAAATCAAGATAGCGAAACAGCTTTAACTCTAGCTGCGGATCAAGGATATATAAAAATTGTACAAATATTACTAGAAGCTGGGGCTGATCCTAATATCCGCAACTTGGATGGAGTAACAGCTTTAATGGCAGCCGCAGCAGGCGGTTATACAGATATTGTAATAGCTTTACTTGAGTATGGTGCTGATATTAATGCCAAAGATCAAGATGATGAAACTGCTCTTAATTTAGCTGTTGTTGAAGGTCATGTTGATACTGTAGAAATTTTACTCAACCGAGGCGCTAACTTTCAAGCTAGAAATAAATTAGGTGATACACCTTTGATGGTAGCCGCATTACATGGTCACACAGAAATTGTGGCAGCTTTGTTGCAAAAAAAAGCAGATTTTAATATTAAAAATTTTGGTGAGACAGCTTTAACTTTAGCTGCACTACACGGTCATATTGAAGCCGTCGAAGTTTTGCTACAAGCTGGTGCTGATGCTAATACTAAATTTGATGATGGCAAAACCTTGTTGATGAAAGCTTGCGATAGTAATAATATTGTTCTGATTCAATCATTACTAACTTACGGCGCTACTCCTAATATTCAAGATCAAGCTGGTGCAACTGCATTAATGTGGGCAGCGCATCGTGGTTATATAGATGCTGTCAAAATATTGTTAGAAGCTGGCGCGGATGTGAATCTTAGAAATCAAGGCGGGTATACAGCTTTAATGTTGGCAGAATTTAATGGTTATCCTGAAGTTGTAAAAGTGCTAAAAGCTAATGGCGCTGAGGAGTAA
- a CDS encoding DUF4079 domain-containing protein has product MSLETQKEIGFWLNFIHPIWMWIVLGTSIYALYLGVQVRRTRNSAGEVKKELIQGKFNTRHYQIGSILLALMVVGTLVGMGVTYYNNSKLFFGPHLLAGLGMTGLIAVSASLSPYMQKGKDWARYSHIFLNVVLLGLFSWQAVSGLEIIQRIISKR; this is encoded by the coding sequence ATGAGCTTAGAAACCCAAAAAGAAATTGGATTTTGGCTGAATTTCATTCATCCAATTTGGATGTGGATTGTCTTAGGTACTTCTATCTATGCCTTATATTTAGGTGTTCAAGTTCGACGTACCAGAAATTCAGCAGGGGAAGTAAAAAAAGAGTTAATCCAGGGCAAATTTAATACCCGTCACTACCAAATTGGCTCAATCTTGTTAGCCTTGATGGTTGTCGGTACGCTAGTTGGTATGGGTGTTACCTATTACAACAACAGCAAGCTGTTTTTTGGCCCCCACCTTTTAGCAGGTTTAGGCATGACAGGACTAATTGCTGTTTCAGCTTCACTGTCTCCCTATATGCAAAAAGGGAAAGATTGGGCGCGTTACAGCCATATATTTTTGAATGTTGTCCTACTAGGATTATTTAGCTGGCAGGCTGTTAGCGGTCTAGAAATTATCCAAAGGATTATTAGTAAACGATAA
- a CDS encoding DUF1997 domain-containing protein, giving the protein MQSQFVENQPFEVPEDIFDSGANFIEPDAEVGEVASSIEPMRFSSQFVDCMEMYADAVTVAKYLDAHQGWFCRCAHPMTAEPLGDNGYALTIGRFGSFGYQVEPKIGLHLLPQEQGVYPIRTIPVPGYVAPGYEVDFNAAMHLVEVPNDRFNKKANLPAVITRVEWELDLSVYIQFPKFIYKLPKSVLQTTGDRVLREIVRQVSRRLTPKVQEDFHASLGIPFSPKSKKNRS; this is encoded by the coding sequence ATGCAGTCGCAATTCGTGGAAAATCAACCCTTTGAGGTTCCTGAAGATATTTTTGATTCCGGTGCAAATTTCATCGAACCAGATGCAGAAGTAGGAGAAGTAGCTAGTAGTATCGAACCAATGCGTTTCTCTAGCCAGTTTGTAGACTGCATGGAGATGTATGCTGATGCGGTAACAGTTGCTAAATATCTGGATGCTCACCAAGGTTGGTTTTGCCGTTGCGCCCATCCGATGACAGCAGAACCTTTGGGAGACAATGGTTATGCTTTAACAATTGGACGTTTTGGTTCCTTTGGTTATCAAGTAGAACCAAAAATAGGTTTACATTTGTTGCCGCAAGAGCAGGGAGTTTACCCGATCCGCACTATACCTGTGCCGGGATATGTAGCTCCTGGCTATGAAGTTGACTTTAATGCTGCTATGCACTTGGTAGAAGTACCAAACGATCGCTTTAATAAAAAAGCAAACCTACCTGCTGTAATCACACGAGTTGAGTGGGAGCTAGATTTATCGGTTTATATTCAATTTCCTAAATTTATTTACAAGTTACCAAAATCTGTTCTTCAAACAACAGGCGATCGCGTCCTACGAGAAATTGTACGGCAAGTTTCTCGCCGCTTAACTCCTAAAGTGCAAGAAGACTTTCACGCCAGCTTGGGTATTCCATTTTCTCCAAAATCAAAGAAAAATCGCTCTTAA
- a CDS encoding SDR family oxidoreductase, which yields MKAFVAGATGETGRRIVQELVKRQIPVRAFVRNLETAREILPPEAELVTGDLFSVESLKSAIADSTVLLCATGAKPSFDPTNPYKVDYEGTKNLVDAAKATGIEHFVFVSSLCTSKLFHPLNLFWLILVWKKRAEEYIQKSGLTYTIVRPGGLKNEDNSNSVVMSSADTLFDGSIPRQKVAQVCVEALRQPESRNKIVEVVAKETPEKSWDQLFAGVV from the coding sequence ATGAAAGCATTTGTCGCAGGAGCAACAGGCGAAACCGGACGTAGAATTGTCCAAGAATTAGTTAAACGTCAAATTCCTGTTCGCGCCTTTGTTCGGAACTTAGAAACAGCTAGAGAAATACTACCACCCGAAGCAGAATTAGTTACAGGTGATTTGTTTTCAGTGGAAAGTCTTAAAAGTGCGATCGCAGATAGTACAGTACTTTTGTGCGCTACCGGAGCAAAACCTAGCTTTGATCCCACTAACCCTTATAAGGTGGACTATGAAGGCACAAAGAATTTAGTAGATGCTGCCAAGGCAACCGGAATAGAGCATTTTGTGTTTGTATCTTCCCTGTGTACTTCTAAACTCTTCCATCCACTCAATTTGTTCTGGTTAATTTTAGTGTGGAAAAAGCGAGCAGAAGAGTATATCCAAAAAAGCGGTCTCACCTATACTATTGTGCGTCCTGGTGGATTGAAAAACGAGGATAACTCTAATTCTGTCGTAATGTCGTCAGCAGATACCCTGTTTGACGGTAGCATTCCGCGTCAAAAAGTTGCCCAGGTTTGTGTGGAAGCTTTGAGGCAACCTGAATCTAGGAACAAAATTGTCGAGGTTGTTGCTAAAGAGACACCAGAAAAAAGTTGGGATCAGCTATTTGCTGGGGTTGTTTAA
- a CDS encoding glycoside hydrolase family protein, with product MSRRFSSLKDDPKSKLQQEVVRKSVWKSQIAGSISAIALLFFLFHFSSGNRETPSVNSPTNAYGTQPLVMEDGDPYIRALMRTISASEANDRRPYSIIYGGDHVSDLTNHPSRCVPILVGPNIGNCSTAAGRYQMINTTWDEKAKRYHPKPSGFMFWKSYSFEPEYQDAVVYAWLSDPQAWGVDISELLRQGKINQVLKRLSGTWTSLGYGIEDNSMSSKLPTIYKKMLREELRQAS from the coding sequence GTGAGTAGGCGTTTCTCATCCCTGAAAGATGATCCAAAATCGAAGTTACAGCAAGAAGTTGTGAGGAAATCAGTTTGGAAAAGCCAAATTGCCGGAAGTATAAGTGCGATCGCTCTTTTATTCTTCCTGTTCCATTTTTCTTCAGGTAATCGAGAAACGCCGTCCGTAAATTCACCTACAAACGCTTACGGAACACAGCCACTTGTGATGGAAGATGGCGATCCATATATTCGCGCTTTAATGCGAACTATATCTGCAAGTGAAGCAAACGATCGCCGTCCCTATTCCATCATCTATGGTGGCGATCATGTTTCCGATTTAACTAATCATCCTAGCCGCTGTGTGCCGATTTTAGTTGGCCCTAATATTGGTAACTGTTCAACTGCTGCTGGACGTTATCAAATGATCAATACAACTTGGGATGAAAAAGCCAAACGGTATCATCCTAAACCGTCAGGTTTTATGTTTTGGAAATCTTACAGTTTTGAACCAGAATATCAGGATGCAGTTGTTTACGCTTGGTTAAGCGATCCTCAAGCTTGGGGAGTTGATATTTCAGAACTACTGCGACAAGGAAAAATTAACCAAGTATTAAAACGGCTATCCGGTACTTGGACAAGTTTGGGATATGGAATTGAAGATAATTCTATGAGTAGCAAGTTACCTACAATATACAAAAAAATGTTACGAGAGGAACTACGCCAAGCGAGTTGA
- a CDS encoding metal-sensitive transcriptional regulator has translation MIGSNPLTDETRPAKPHVHGDGEHIHPHVHSEESRRRIVNRLSRIEGHIRGIKNMVQESRPCPDVLVQVAAVRGALDRVARIILDEHLTECIGRAAKEGNIEVEIEELKAALDRFLP, from the coding sequence ATGATCGGATCAAACCCACTAACTGACGAAACGCGACCTGCAAAACCTCATGTGCATGGCGATGGAGAACATATTCATCCTCATGTTCACAGTGAAGAGTCGCGGCGACGAATTGTCAACCGCCTATCTCGGATTGAAGGACATATCCGAGGAATTAAAAATATGGTGCAGGAAAGCCGCCCCTGTCCAGATGTGCTAGTGCAAGTTGCTGCGGTAAGGGGTGCTTTAGATAGAGTTGCGCGGATAATTTTGGATGAACACTTAACTGAGTGTATTGGTCGTGCTGCGAAAGAAGGCAATATTGAAGTCGAAATTGAAGAGTTAAAGGCTGCTTTAGATCGCTTTTTGCCTTAA
- a CDS encoding HhoA/HhoB/HtrA family serine endopeptidase translates to MKLPNFSVLSGKIITYLLTTLIASALTLGIFGNLPAQAALYSQLPAAKLALQIPNNASGDSFVAAAVNRVGSAVVRIDTERTITRRVDPFFDDPRLRHFFGDQFIPQMPQQERLRGQGSGFIIDRSGIILTNAHVVDQADKVTVTLKDGRTLEGKVQGVDEVTDLAVVKVQGGNDLPVTPLGDSNVVQVGDWAIAVGNPFGLDNTVTLGIVSTLKRSSAAVGIPGKRLEFIQTDAAINPGNSGGPLLNSKGEVIGINTAIRPDAMGIGFAIPINKAKEISTQLAQGIKVQHPYLGIQMTTLTPQLAAENNSDPNSPLQVPEINGVLVVRVLPNTPAAQAGLRRGDVVLQINEEPVTTAEQLQDVVENNPMGSLLQIKVRRGNQTSSLAIRTGELQNAA, encoded by the coding sequence ATGAAACTTCCCAATTTTTCTGTGTTATCAGGCAAAATTATTACCTATTTACTTACCACCCTAATTGCATCAGCATTAACTTTGGGTATTTTTGGCAACTTACCTGCACAAGCAGCTTTATATAGCCAATTACCAGCAGCAAAATTAGCGCTACAGATTCCTAATAACGCTAGTGGGGATAGCTTTGTGGCTGCTGCTGTCAATCGGGTGGGTTCCGCAGTAGTACGAATTGATACTGAACGCACAATTACCCGCCGTGTTGATCCATTTTTTGATGATCCAAGATTACGGCACTTTTTTGGAGATCAATTTATTCCCCAAATGCCTCAGCAAGAACGCTTGCGTGGTCAGGGTTCTGGCTTCATTATTGACCGTAGTGGAATTATTCTCACCAATGCTCATGTAGTCGATCAAGCAGATAAAGTAACTGTCACCCTTAAGGATGGGCGTACCTTGGAAGGAAAGGTACAAGGCGTGGATGAAGTTACAGATTTAGCTGTAGTAAAAGTTCAGGGAGGGAATGACTTACCAGTAACACCCCTGGGAGATTCTAACGTAGTGCAAGTAGGAGATTGGGCGATCGCGGTTGGCAACCCTTTCGGCTTAGATAATACTGTCACGCTAGGTATTGTCAGTACCCTAAAACGTTCCAGCGCGGCGGTGGGCATTCCTGGTAAACGGCTAGAGTTCATTCAAACAGACGCAGCCATTAATCCAGGTAACTCTGGAGGCCCATTATTAAATAGTAAAGGAGAGGTAATTGGCATCAACACCGCCATCCGTCCCGATGCAATGGGGATTGGTTTTGCCATTCCGATTAACAAAGCCAAAGAAATTTCTACTCAACTAGCACAAGGGATTAAAGTACAACATCCTTATCTTGGTATTCAGATGACTACCCTAACTCCCCAACTAGCTGCTGAGAATAATAGCGATCCTAATTCTCCCTTGCAAGTGCCAGAAATCAACGGGGTTTTAGTAGTAAGAGTTTTGCCCAATACACCAGCAGCACAAGCTGGCTTACGTCGTGGAGATGTGGTTTTGCAGATTAACGAGGAACCTGTTACAACGGCTGAACAATTGCAGGACGTAGTTGAAAATAATCCCATGGGTTCTTTACTTCAAATAAAAGTCCGGCGCGGCAACCAGACATCATCGCTGGCTATCCGCACCGGAGAACTACAAAACGCTGCTTAA
- the rpoB gene encoding DNA-directed RNA polymerase subunit beta: MTKTYTTPAHMLPDLVEIQRSSFRWFLEEGLIEELNSFSPITDYTGKLELHFLGKNYKLKRPKYDVDEAKRRDASYAVQMYVPTRLINKETGEIKEQEVFIGDLPLMTDRGTFIINGAERVIVNQIVRSPGVYYKSETDKNGRRTYSASLIPNRGAWLKFETDKNDLVWVRIDKTRKLSAQVLLKALGLSDNEIYDALRHPEYYQKTLDKEGNPSEEEALMELYRKLRPGEPPTVTGGQQLLDSRFFDPKRYDLGRVGRYKINKKLRLNIPDTLRVLTAQDVLAAIDYLINLEFDIGSTDDIDHLGNRRVRSVGELLQNQVRVGLNRLERIIKERMTVSDAETLTPASLVNPKPLVAAVKEFFGSSQLSQFMDQTNPLAELTHKRRLSALGPGGLTRERAGFAVRDIHPSHYGRICPIETPEGPNAGLIGSLATHARVNQYGFIETPFWPVEKGRVLKDQPALYMTADEEDDLRVAPGDIPVDENAMILGESVPVRYRQEFTTTTPDQVDYVAVSPVQIISVATSLIPFLEHDDANRALMGSNMQRQAVPLLRPERPLVGTGLEAQAARDSGMVIVSKTVGEVSYVDATSIRVRDQSGKEIEYPLQKYQRSNQDTCLNQRPLVFEGEDVEVGQVLADGSSTEGGELALGQNILVAYMPWEGYNYEDAILISERLVSEDVYTSIHIEKFEIEARQTKLGPEEITREIPNVGEDSLRQLDETGIIRVGAWVESGDILVGKVTPKGESDQPPEEKLLRAIFGEKARDVRDNSLRVPNGEKGRVVDVRVFTREQGDELPPGANMVVRVYVAQKRKIQVGDKMAGRHGNKGIISRILPLEDMPYLPDGRAVDIVLNPLGVPSRMNVGQVFECLLGWAGENLGLRFKLTPFDEMYGEESSRSTVHGLLQDSVKKTGKDWLFDPENAGKTAVYDGRTGEPFDRPITVGMGYMLKLVHLVDDKIHARSTGPYSLVTQQPLGGKAQQGGQRFGEMEVWALEAFGAAYTLQELLTVKSDDMQGRNEALNAIVKGKAIPRPGTPESFKVLMRELQSLGLDIAVHKVETKEDGTSRDVEVDLMADVSNRRTPTRPTYESLSRDELEEDEV, from the coding sequence ATGACTAAGACTTACACAACACCCGCTCATATGTTGCCTGACTTAGTTGAAATTCAGCGTTCCAGTTTTCGCTGGTTTCTGGAAGAAGGACTGATTGAGGAACTCAATAGCTTTTCTCCCATTACAGACTATACAGGCAAGCTAGAACTGCACTTTTTGGGCAAGAACTACAAACTCAAGCGACCAAAATATGATGTAGACGAAGCCAAACGGCGCGACGCGAGTTATGCCGTACAAATGTATGTTCCAACCCGCCTAATTAATAAAGAAACTGGCGAAATTAAGGAACAAGAAGTTTTTATTGGCGACTTGCCTTTAATGACCGACCGAGGCACGTTTATTATTAACGGTGCTGAACGAGTAATCGTCAACCAAATTGTGCGCTCTCCTGGTGTTTATTACAAATCAGAGACAGACAAAAACGGTCGTCGTACCTACAGCGCTTCTTTAATACCTAACCGAGGTGCATGGTTAAAATTTGAAACAGACAAAAACGATTTAGTCTGGGTAAGAATTGACAAAACCCGCAAATTGTCTGCTCAAGTTTTACTCAAAGCACTAGGTTTGAGTGATAACGAAATTTACGACGCTCTGCGCCACCCAGAATACTATCAAAAAACTCTGGACAAAGAAGGTAATCCCAGCGAAGAAGAAGCCTTAATGGAGCTTTATCGCAAGCTGCGTCCAGGTGAGCCTCCGACTGTGACAGGCGGACAGCAACTCTTAGACTCACGCTTCTTTGATCCTAAGCGTTATGACTTAGGTCGCGTAGGTCGCTACAAAATTAATAAAAAGCTGCGCTTAAATATTCCCGACACATTACGGGTACTGACAGCCCAAGATGTACTAGCAGCAATTGACTACCTGATTAATTTGGAATTTGATATTGGTAGCACAGACGACATTGACCACTTAGGCAACCGCCGAGTTAGGTCTGTAGGAGAGTTGCTCCAAAATCAAGTGCGTGTAGGTTTGAACCGCTTGGAACGGATTATCAAAGAGCGGATGACCGTTTCAGATGCCGAAACCCTGACTCCTGCTAGTTTAGTTAACCCCAAACCCTTAGTAGCAGCAGTTAAAGAGTTTTTTGGCTCCTCACAGCTATCCCAATTCATGGATCAAACTAACCCATTAGCAGAACTAACCCATAAACGGCGTTTATCTGCTTTAGGCCCAGGCGGTTTGACCAGGGAACGTGCGGGATTTGCCGTCCGAGATATTCACCCTTCACACTACGGACGAATTTGCCCAATTGAGACACCAGAAGGCCCGAACGCGGGTTTGATAGGTTCACTAGCAACTCATGCACGGGTAAATCAATATGGATTTATTGAAACCCCGTTTTGGCCAGTAGAAAAAGGTCGGGTGTTAAAAGATCAGCCAGCATTATATATGACGGCGGATGAAGAGGATGATTTGCGGGTAGCACCTGGAGACATTCCTGTTGATGAAAACGCGATGATTCTGGGTGAGTCAGTCCCAGTGCGTTATCGTCAGGAATTTACCACCACAACTCCTGACCAAGTGGATTATGTGGCAGTTTCGCCAGTGCAAATTATCTCTGTGGCAACTTCTTTGATCCCATTCTTGGAGCATGATGATGCTAACCGAGCGTTGATGGGTTCAAATATGCAGCGCCAAGCAGTACCTTTGTTACGCCCAGAACGTCCTTTGGTTGGTACTGGTTTAGAAGCGCAGGCAGCAAGAGATTCTGGAATGGTGATTGTTTCTAAGACTGTAGGAGAGGTGAGCTATGTAGATGCCACTTCAATTAGAGTCAGAGATCAATCAGGTAAAGAAATTGAGTACCCACTACAAAAGTATCAACGCTCTAACCAGGATACTTGCTTGAATCAACGTCCACTGGTGTTTGAAGGCGAAGACGTGGAAGTTGGTCAGGTACTAGCAGATGGTTCTTCTACTGAGGGTGGCGAACTAGCGTTGGGGCAAAACATCCTAGTGGCTTATATGCCGTGGGAAGGCTACAACTATGAAGACGCGATTCTAATCAGTGAACGACTGGTATCTGAAGACGTTTATACCAGTATCCACATTGAAAAGTTTGAAATTGAAGCGCGGCAAACCAAGTTAGGGCCTGAAGAAATTACTCGCGAAATTCCTAACGTTGGGGAAGATTCTCTGCGGCAGCTTGATGAAACAGGCATTATTCGGGTTGGTGCTTGGGTAGAATCAGGTGACATCCTGGTAGGTAAAGTAACTCCTAAAGGAGAATCGGATCAGCCTCCAGAAGAAAAACTTTTGCGAGCCATCTTTGGAGAAAAAGCTAGAGATGTGCGCGATAACTCCCTGCGAGTACCAAACGGCGAAAAAGGTCGTGTGGTAGATGTGCGAGTGTTCACCCGTGAGCAAGGCGATGAGTTACCACCTGGAGCCAATATGGTTGTTAGGGTGTATGTAGCTCAAAAGCGGAAAATTCAAGTGGGCGACAAAATGGCAGGTCGTCACGGGAATAAGGGAATTATTTCTCGAATTTTACCTCTGGAAGATATGCCTTACTTACCAGATGGTAGAGCCGTTGACATTGTGCTGAACCCATTGGGCGTACCTAGCCGGATGAATGTGGGTCAAGTGTTTGAGTGTCTACTAGGATGGGCTGGCGAAAATCTGGGATTACGGTTTAAGCTGACTCCGTTTGATGAAATGTATGGAGAAGAGTCTTCCCGTAGCACCGTTCACGGGTTATTACAGGATTCTGTGAAGAAAACAGGCAAAGACTGGCTGTTTGACCCAGAAAATGCTGGCAAAACCGCAGTGTATGATGGTCGCACAGGCGAGCCGTTTGACCGACCGATAACGGTAGGTATGGGTTATATGCTGAAGCTGGTTCACTTGGTAGACGACAAGATTCATGCTCGTTCAACTGGCCCTTACTCGCTCGTGACACAGCAACCTTTGGGCGGTAAAGCACAGCAAGGTGGTCAGCGCTTCGGAGAAATGGAAGTGTGGGCGCTGGAAGCTTTTGGTGCGGCATATACATTGCAAGAACTGCTAACAGTCAAATCTGATGATATGCAGGGTCGTAATGAAGCACTCAATGCGATCGTTAAAGGTAAGGCTATTCCACGACCTGGAACACCTGAATCTTTTAAAGTGTTGATGCGAGAGTTACAGTCTTTAGGACTTGATATTGCAGTCCACAAGGTGGAAACCAAAGAGGACGGAACCAGTCGAGATGTCGAAGTCGATTTGATGGCAGATGTTTCTAACCGCAGGACACCCACCAGACCAACCTACGAATCTCTCAGCCGTGATGAACTGGAAGAAGATGAAGTTTAA